A stretch of Paludisphaera borealis DNA encodes these proteins:
- a CDS encoding rhomboid family intramembrane serine protease, translated as MIIPWGTDAPIYHRPIATVAMIVLNVLIFFAFPSPDYMDWSLELGGGRHPIQWLTNVFMHLGLGHLIGNMIFLWAFGIIVEGKLGAIGFVAVYLAMGACESAAIQFLVRPEVVRHMLGASGVIFGLMAICLIWAPRNDLNCIAFFQFFPTDHEIPILWFAGFYIVMEVLGATASQFAASSALAHAGGAAVGTIAGVGLLKAKLVDCEGWDLLSIMAGRKGQGGGKSTKSYSLADNVRKRAKKSAKKKMADAAAAATGEDPSQAALRTLRGHLEAGETEAALSFYRGMRRKFSRWRPPDPEWIELIKAVLAQKAWDDATGLMRAYIDESEFPSVKIRLRLAEVLIRRLDRPVAGERVLEGVAEAGLTPQLAEVRRQLAALAEQKREEGVLEIDDEVRGT; from the coding sequence ATGATCATCCCCTGGGGGACGGACGCGCCGATCTACCACCGGCCGATCGCCACGGTCGCGATGATCGTCTTGAACGTCCTGATCTTCTTCGCGTTCCCGTCGCCCGACTATATGGACTGGTCGCTTGAACTGGGCGGCGGTCGCCATCCCATCCAGTGGCTGACCAACGTGTTCATGCACCTGGGCCTGGGCCACCTGATCGGCAACATGATCTTCCTCTGGGCGTTCGGGATCATCGTCGAGGGGAAGCTCGGGGCGATCGGCTTCGTGGCGGTCTACCTGGCGATGGGCGCCTGCGAGAGCGCGGCGATTCAGTTCCTGGTCCGGCCCGAAGTGGTCCGGCACATGCTGGGGGCGTCGGGCGTGATCTTCGGCCTGATGGCGATCTGCCTGATCTGGGCGCCGCGCAACGATCTCAACTGCATCGCCTTCTTCCAGTTCTTTCCGACCGATCACGAGATCCCGATCCTCTGGTTCGCGGGGTTCTACATCGTGATGGAAGTCCTCGGCGCGACCGCTTCGCAGTTCGCGGCTTCGAGTGCCCTGGCCCACGCCGGCGGGGCGGCGGTCGGGACCATTGCGGGCGTCGGCCTGCTGAAGGCCAAGCTCGTCGACTGCGAGGGCTGGGACCTGCTCAGCATCATGGCGGGCCGAAAGGGGCAGGGGGGCGGGAAGTCGACCAAGTCGTATTCGCTCGCGGACAACGTCCGGAAGCGGGCGAAGAAGTCCGCCAAGAAGAAGATGGCGGACGCCGCGGCTGCGGCGACCGGCGAAGACCCGTCGCAAGCGGCCTTGAGGACGCTTCGCGGGCATCTCGAAGCCGGCGAGACCGAGGCCGCGCTCTCCTTCTATAGAGGAATGCGGCGAAAGTTCAGCCGGTGGCGTCCCCCCGACCCGGAATGGATCGAGCTGATCAAGGCGGTTCTGGCCCAGAAGGCCTGGGACGACGCCACCGGCCTCATGCGCGCCTATATCGACGAGTCGGAGTTCCCGTCGGTGAAGATCCGGCTCCGGCTGGCGGAAGTCTTGATTCGCCGGCTCGATCGGCCGGTCGCGGGCGAACGGGTTCTCGAAGGGGTCGCCGAGGCCGGGCTGACCCCGCAGCTCGCGGAAGTTCGTCGTCAGCTCGCCGCGCTGGCCGAACAGAAGCGCGAGGAGGGCGTATTAGAGATCGACGACGAGGTTCGCGGCACCTGA
- a CDS encoding lactate racemase domain-containing protein, with amino-acid sequence MTMTPPPIAKVRRTFDQPEAPDAPAAVALAVAVSRLVDRAPAGGRVAITVGSRGIAGIVEIARATVDAVRGLGFQPFVVAAMGSHGGGTADGQRSLLAELGVTERTVGCEVRCEMDTVVMGTNSLGLPIHFDRNAFEADGIVLLNRIKPHTSFTGDYESGLLKMLTIGLGKREGAAQVHKLGLDGLRRILPEVGAFLLRKTPVAVGLAILENASEHTAKIVAVEPEDLLAVEPALLAEARALMARLPFDQIDVLIVGELGKNYSGTGLDPNVIGRQRVETMPDPPSPSITRLAVLDVSVESRGNALGVGLADLTTDRLVRAIDPTPIHVNCFTSNFLTRARVPLAMPTDRDVLAACLDTCWRIDPNDARMVVIPNTLELTTLWVTRPLQAEVDAHPELTFETDFLPFPFNAVDNIEQERLFPESLRGRRASPPRV; translated from the coding sequence ATGACGATGACGCCGCCGCCGATCGCCAAGGTCCGTCGCACGTTCGATCAACCCGAGGCACCGGACGCGCCGGCGGCGGTCGCCCTGGCGGTCGCCGTCAGCCGGCTGGTCGATCGCGCGCCGGCCGGGGGACGCGTCGCGATCACCGTCGGCAGCCGGGGGATCGCCGGGATCGTCGAGATCGCCCGGGCGACGGTCGACGCCGTGCGCGGGCTTGGGTTCCAGCCGTTCGTGGTCGCGGCGATGGGCAGCCACGGCGGCGGCACGGCCGACGGCCAGCGCTCGCTGCTTGCTGAGCTGGGGGTGACCGAGCGGACCGTCGGCTGCGAGGTCCGTTGCGAGATGGACACCGTCGTCATGGGGACCAACTCCCTCGGCCTGCCGATCCATTTCGACCGCAACGCCTTCGAGGCCGACGGAATCGTCCTGCTCAACCGGATCAAGCCCCACACCTCGTTCACCGGCGACTACGAGAGCGGCCTGCTGAAGATGCTCACCATCGGTCTCGGCAAGCGCGAGGGGGCGGCGCAGGTTCACAAGCTGGGGCTCGACGGCCTGCGGCGGATCTTGCCCGAGGTCGGCGCCTTCCTGCTCCGGAAAACCCCCGTGGCCGTCGGCCTGGCGATCCTCGAAAACGCCTCCGAGCACACCGCGAAGATCGTCGCCGTCGAGCCCGAGGATCTGCTGGCCGTCGAGCCCGCGCTGTTGGCCGAGGCCCGCGCGCTCATGGCTCGCCTGCCGTTCGACCAGATCGACGTCTTGATCGTCGGCGAGTTGGGCAAGAACTACAGCGGCACGGGGCTCGACCCCAATGTGATCGGCCGCCAGCGCGTCGAGACCATGCCCGACCCGCCGTCGCCGTCGATCACTCGCCTGGCCGTGCTCGACGTCTCGGTCGAGTCGCGGGGCAACGCCCTGGGCGTCGGCCTGGCCGATCTGACGACCGACCGCCTCGTCCGGGCGATCGACCCGACGCCGATCCACGTCAACTGCTTCACCAGCAACTTCCTGACCCGAGCCCGGGTGCCGCTGGCGATGCCCACCGACCGCGACGTGCTGGCCGCCTGCCTCGACACCTGCTGGCGGATCGACCCGAACGACGCCCGGATGGTCGTGATCCCCAACACCCTCGAACTCACGACCCTCTGGGTCACCCGGCCTCTCCAAGCCGAGGTCGACGCCCACCCCGAGCTGACTTTCGAGACCGATTTCCTCCCGTTTCCGTTCAACGCCGTCGACAACATCGAGCAGGAACGCCTCTTTCCCGAAAGCCTTCGCGGTCGGCGAGCGAGCCCGCCGCGCGTTTGA
- a CDS encoding HAD family hydrolase, with translation MLPAIDAVVFDLDGLMFDTEALFYRVSCEMLEARGSRFTPEMMAAMIGRRSVEAGHVLKTMSGLDAPAEVLLADVRERFLAVVDTDVSPSPGLLVLLDHLKSRKIPAAVATSSRRVYAERLLNGHAIRDRFAFVLASEDVVNGKPDPEIYRKASDRLGKDPKSVLVLEDSRAGVEAARAAGAFVVGVPHEHSPAEGLHRADLIVPRLDDPALLAWLGRSEAA, from the coding sequence ATGCTCCCCGCGATTGACGCCGTCGTCTTCGACCTGGACGGCCTGATGTTCGACACCGAAGCCCTGTTTTACCGGGTTTCGTGCGAGATGCTCGAAGCGCGCGGCAGTCGGTTCACGCCGGAGATGATGGCGGCGATGATCGGCCGCCGGTCGGTTGAGGCGGGGCACGTGCTCAAGACCATGAGCGGGCTGGACGCGCCGGCCGAGGTGCTGCTGGCCGACGTCCGCGAGCGGTTTTTGGCCGTCGTCGACACGGACGTTTCGCCGTCGCCGGGGTTGCTCGTCTTGCTCGATCACTTGAAGAGCCGGAAGATCCCGGCGGCCGTGGCCACGTCGTCGCGGCGGGTTTACGCCGAGCGGCTGCTGAACGGGCACGCGATCCGCGACCGGTTCGCGTTCGTGCTCGCCTCCGAGGACGTCGTGAACGGCAAGCCCGATCCCGAGATCTATCGGAAAGCTTCGGACCGGCTGGGCAAAGATCCGAAGTCGGTGCTAGTTCTAGAAGATAGCCGGGCGGGCGTCGAGGCGGCCCGAGCCGCCGGCGCGTTCGTGGTCGGTGTGCCGCACGAGCACAGCCCGGCCGAGGGTCTCCACCGGGCCGACCTGATCGTCCCCCGGCTCGACGACCCCGCGCTGCTGGCCTGGCTGGGACGATCCGAGGCTGCATGA
- a CDS encoding alpha/beta hydrolase, with amino-acid sequence MAQDRIDAQGSSTVSCSSPLVDAQFIPRQYEPNYAYPLLVLLHARGGDEDQLVKAMPALSWRNYVGLGLRGPTPVMKRERLSGYSWGADFELPDRSGFRVRPRLSEAESVRRSLFDSEADPIDRLEEGVFTGIRQTRSLLHVHSERIFLVGCGEGAAVAYRLGLSFPDKFAGVVAINGWLPGGFRPLGRLRACRDFPVLVVHGAWNSRVPLSRARRDVSTLRAGGLRVAFQSYPCNHRLSSGMLADVDTWLMNHCTNQPAV; translated from the coding sequence ATGGCCCAAGACCGGATTGATGCACAGGGCTCCTCGACGGTGTCTTGCAGTTCGCCACTGGTGGATGCGCAGTTCATCCCGAGGCAGTATGAGCCCAACTATGCGTACCCGCTCTTGGTCCTCCTGCATGCACGAGGGGGTGACGAGGACCAACTCGTCAAGGCCATGCCGGCGTTGAGCTGGCGGAACTATGTGGGTCTCGGCCTGCGCGGCCCGACGCCGGTGATGAAGCGCGAACGGTTGTCCGGCTATTCCTGGGGGGCGGACTTCGAACTCCCCGATCGGAGCGGTTTTCGGGTTCGCCCTCGGCTGTCGGAAGCCGAGTCGGTGCGTCGGTCGCTGTTCGACTCGGAAGCCGACCCGATCGACCGTCTGGAAGAAGGCGTGTTCACGGGGATTCGCCAGACCCGAAGCCTGCTGCACGTTCATTCCGAGCGGATCTTCCTGGTCGGCTGCGGCGAAGGGGCCGCGGTGGCGTATCGGCTGGGGCTAAGTTTCCCCGACAAGTTCGCCGGCGTGGTCGCGATCAACGGCTGGCTCCCCGGCGGATTCCGCCCCCTCGGCCGACTTCGGGCGTGTCGCGACTTCCCCGTGCTGGTCGTCCACGGCGCCTGGAACAGCCGGGTCCCCCTGTCGCGAGCCCGTCGCGACGTCTCCACCCTCCGCGCCGGCGGCCTCCGCGTCGCCTTCCAGTCCTACCCCTGCAACCACCGCCTCAGCAGCGGCATGCTCGCCGACGTCGACACCTGGCTCATGAACCACTGCACCAACCAGCCCGCCGTCTGA
- a CDS encoding CAAX prenyl protease-related protein, which translates to MSAPASVESPTEIRSDDHPAADHDFIPYVAPMFAYVALSSLEGSLPNPGWYPAAYAAKAVIVACIMWYYRSTWRDLRPAPGPAALAMAVAAGLLVIVLWIGLDGLYPSLPFMGGARTAFDPNVLSPAGKWSFIAVRFVGLTLLVPVFEELFCRSFLIRWIIDQDFWKVPIGRVTPLAAAISSGVFALSHPEWLPALLTGLIWAGLLWKTRSVSACVVSHFVANLALGVYVVATQSWKFW; encoded by the coding sequence ATGTCCGCTCCCGCTTCCGTGGAATCCCCGACAGAAATCCGTTCCGACGACCATCCGGCTGCCGATCACGACTTCATTCCGTACGTCGCGCCGATGTTCGCATACGTGGCGCTCTCCAGCCTGGAAGGGAGCTTGCCGAACCCGGGGTGGTATCCGGCGGCGTACGCGGCGAAGGCCGTGATCGTGGCCTGTATCATGTGGTACTATCGCTCGACCTGGCGCGACCTTCGCCCGGCCCCCGGTCCCGCCGCGCTGGCGATGGCCGTGGCGGCCGGACTGCTGGTGATCGTCCTCTGGATCGGGCTCGACGGCTTGTATCCCTCATTGCCGTTCATGGGAGGCGCCCGCACGGCCTTCGACCCCAACGTCCTGAGTCCGGCGGGCAAGTGGTCGTTCATCGCCGTGCGGTTCGTCGGCCTGACGCTGCTGGTGCCGGTGTTCGAAGAGCTGTTCTGTCGATCGTTCCTGATCCGCTGGATCATCGACCAGGACTTCTGGAAGGTTCCGATCGGCCGGGTGACGCCGCTCGCGGCCGCGATCAGCTCGGGGGTCTTCGCTCTGTCCCATCCCGAGTGGCTCCCCGCGCTCTTGACCGGTCTGATCTGGGCCGGCCTGCTCTGGAAGACGCGATCGGTCTCCGCCTGCGTGGTCAGCCACTTCGTCGCCAACCTGGCCCTTGGCGTCTACGTCGTGGCGACGCAGTCGTGGAAGTTCTGGTGA
- a CDS encoding DedA family protein, with the protein MTEQLVGQLGYVGIALILVLGGLGLPIPEEAPVLLAAILTRNGRMSGPLAFSTCLAGVLLGDFIVYFLGYYFGERVLSLPLTRRLLTRAREAQIKGYFHRHGFKILILGRFAVGFRTAAYLTAGILKLPPLKLLLTDFVAALLSTSLMFLLGYLFAHQIEKGIHDFQQWVAISIGVGVAGWLIYRHYKAHQRAGLPVGPPVLVADGDDLPLPPDDLAIQDKSPSRSAPAAAAPEPSPAEPVDPAPSRARVERFPSPEPPAGFTAPESVVPH; encoded by the coding sequence TTGACGGAGCAGCTAGTCGGACAGCTCGGGTATGTCGGGATCGCGTTGATACTGGTTCTCGGCGGGCTGGGCCTGCCGATCCCCGAGGAAGCGCCGGTCCTGCTGGCCGCCATCCTGACCCGCAACGGCCGGATGTCGGGCCCGCTGGCGTTCTCGACCTGCCTGGCCGGCGTCCTCCTCGGCGACTTCATCGTCTATTTCCTTGGCTATTACTTCGGCGAGCGGGTACTCAGCCTGCCTTTGACCCGACGGCTCTTGACCCGCGCCCGCGAGGCGCAGATCAAGGGCTATTTCCACCGCCACGGCTTCAAGATCCTGATCTTGGGCCGGTTCGCGGTCGGCTTTCGGACTGCCGCCTACCTGACGGCCGGAATTCTCAAGCTGCCGCCGCTCAAGCTGCTGCTCACCGACTTCGTGGCGGCGCTTTTGAGCACGTCGCTGATGTTCCTGCTCGGCTACTTGTTCGCCCACCAGATCGAGAAGGGCATCCACGACTTCCAGCAGTGGGTGGCCATCAGCATCGGGGTGGGCGTCGCGGGCTGGCTGATCTACCGCCATTACAAGGCCCATCAGCGAGCCGGGCTGCCGGTCGGTCCGCCGGTGCTGGTCGCCGACGGCGACGACCTGCCGCTGCCTCCCGACGACCTAGCGATCCAGGACAAGTCGCCGTCGCGTTCGGCCCCGGCCGCCGCGGCTCCCGAGCCGTCGCCGGCCGAGCCGGTCGACCCGGCTCCGTCCCGGGCGCGGGTGGAACGATTTCCGAGCCCCGAACCCCCCGCCGGGTTCACGGCGCCCGAGTCGGTCGTCCCGCATTGA
- a CDS encoding CARDB domain-containing protein gives MSQNRRSAGRRRAWGRGPIILQYDSLEKREVLSAAAQGLPDLVGSSFVTVQNADWGDSVTASGQITNQGVGDVTKPFNVAIYASGRAAIGRASVYLGEVTIPGGLAAGQSVPFTTTVQLPSSPVPNMAQNGIVHLDLKVDSQQQVAESNERNNSGIGPGYDESAIQISPAQPALLTTASVGVYPTSATWGRTLSVTAQIANASYGAAPATRAQVVLTPVGTLQGSGSDVTIGSIKVPAVAAWQTANVEANIPLPAIPPLLLSGTTQYTLSVLPDADFATNPVSPHLATGGIGVDQAVVNINLPVNADGTTTTPDYGVLPDLATGTVTVGSSEINWGKSFQVQTTVQNMGEADPGPFRVRFLLVGPSGNTTRSIFLGDATIPGLAPGYSQAINQTLTLPSRLPDGVVLDSVGMGKIVVVADPENALNETFKNNNTATSAPITLRLLGSNGSTYVPNYPPPGQLLPVNLPSAAKNRRAATAAQAAKGLVAPPTKKLYRRPLPKINNSVTHQLSVFPKTVGDFIKKYI, from the coding sequence ATGTCTCAGAATCGGCGATCTGCGGGACGTCGGCGCGCCTGGGGGCGCGGACCGATCATCTTGCAGTACGACTCCCTGGAGAAGCGCGAGGTGCTCTCGGCCGCGGCGCAGGGCTTGCCCGACCTGGTAGGGTCTTCCTTTGTGACAGTCCAGAACGCTGACTGGGGCGACTCGGTGACGGCCTCGGGCCAGATCACCAACCAGGGCGTGGGCGACGTCACGAAGCCGTTCAACGTCGCCATTTACGCCAGCGGCAGGGCGGCCATCGGCCGCGCCTCGGTGTATCTGGGCGAGGTGACGATCCCCGGGGGCCTGGCGGCCGGCCAGTCGGTGCCGTTCACCACGACGGTCCAGCTTCCGAGCAGCCCCGTCCCGAACATGGCTCAGAACGGTATCGTCCATCTCGACCTCAAGGTCGACTCTCAGCAACAAGTGGCCGAGAGCAACGAGCGGAATAATTCGGGCATCGGCCCGGGCTACGACGAGTCGGCGATCCAGATCAGCCCGGCCCAGCCGGCCTTGCTCACGACGGCCTCGGTCGGCGTCTATCCCACCAGCGCCACCTGGGGCCGGACGCTCTCGGTGACGGCGCAGATCGCCAATGCGTCGTACGGCGCAGCGCCGGCCACGCGGGCCCAGGTCGTGCTCACGCCCGTCGGCACCTTGCAAGGTTCCGGCTCGGACGTGACGATCGGCAGCATCAAGGTTCCGGCCGTCGCGGCCTGGCAGACGGCGAACGTCGAGGCCAACATCCCGCTTCCCGCGATCCCTCCGCTCCTGCTCAGCGGGACGACGCAGTACACGCTCTCAGTCCTCCCGGACGCCGATTTCGCCACCAACCCGGTCTCGCCGCACCTCGCGACCGGCGGCATCGGCGTCGACCAGGCGGTCGTGAACATCAACCTGCCAGTCAATGCCGACGGGACGACCACGACGCCGGACTACGGCGTCCTGCCCGACCTGGCCACCGGGACTGTCACGGTGGGGAGCTCCGAGATCAACTGGGGCAAGAGCTTCCAGGTCCAAACCACCGTCCAGAACATGGGCGAGGCCGATCCCGGCCCGTTCCGGGTCCGGTTCCTCCTCGTCGGCCCCAGCGGAAACACCACCCGGTCCATCTTCCTGGGCGACGCCACGATCCCCGGCCTCGCCCCCGGCTACAGCCAGGCGATCAACCAGACGCTCACCCTGCCCAGCAGGCTTCCCGACGGCGTGGTCCTCGACAGCGTCGGAATGGGCAAGATCGTGGTCGTCGCCGATCCCGAAAACGCGCTCAACGAGACCTTCAAGAACAACAACACCGCCACCTCCGCGCCGATCACGCTCCGCCTGCTCGGCAGCAACGGCTCTACGTACGTTCCCAATTACCCGCCGCCGGGCCAGCTCCTCCCCGTCAATCTACCCTCGGCGGCGAAGAACAGGCGAGCCGCAACGGCGGCGCAGGCCGCGAAAGGTCTAGTGGCCCCGCCGACCAAGAAGCTGTACCGCCGGCCACTGCCGAAAATCAATAACAGCGTCACGCATCAACTCAGCGTCTTCCCCAAGACGGTGGGCGACTTCATTAAGAAGTACATCTAA
- a CDS encoding fused MFS/spermidine synthase translates to MHAQDLTLPTGSGSPRRLLPVLLVLFVGSGCAAMIYEVVWLQLLQLVIGSTAVSLGVLLGTFMGGMGAGSLLLPRLVSTRRNPLRVYALLELGIGVIGLLVLYGMPYVERVYLLYTGHGTPDVLLRGVVAGFCLLPPTLLMGATLPAIARRVETGPEGVSWLGFFYGGNIAGAVFGCLLAGFYLLRVHDMATATYVAFAINLTVAAIALALATVPAGGEATAEPETNESEGRAAGVWAVYLAIALSGMSALGAEVVWTRLLSLMLGGTVYTFSLILAVFLIGLGIGSSLGALLARRAASARLALGACQWLLTAAIAWTAVMISQSLPYWPILPELSPSPWYTFQLDLARCLWAVLPPACLWGASFPLALAAVASRGQDPGRLVGGVYAANTVGALAGALVFGLLVVPAIGTAGAERALIGLTAAAALAALTPLVRPSPGTVRLGGASALAVAMGVAGWLAWSVTPMPWQVVAFGRQTVSLLPQSAPGIVKEIPKGDDYDVFCIYVGEGANVSVAVTESKDGVRSFHGAGKVQASTRPADMRLQRMLGHIPSLVHQKPESVLVVACGAGVTAGSFIPHPDVKRIVICDIEPLVPTVVTPMFGEENYHVVDGIAQQNPHTVDGKQVEVVYDDGRHFLRTTREKFDVITSDPIDPWVKGCAALNTVEYYRMCRDHLNPGGIVCLWIPLYESNEETAKSVIATFFEVFPNGILWSNDREGITYDAVLFGQVEPTVIDVDALQRRLDRPDHQLVKQSLREVGFGEARDAGLEEGVDLLATYAGQAPLMKEWTRGAQINTDRNLRLQYLAGMWLNSSLDARILAGIRACYRFPDQTFVGSPERIGVLKQLRHRPTRWQ, encoded by the coding sequence ATGCACGCACAGGACTTGACCCTACCGACCGGCTCGGGCTCGCCTCGCCGGCTTCTACCCGTATTGCTCGTGTTGTTCGTCGGCAGTGGCTGTGCGGCGATGATCTACGAGGTCGTCTGGCTCCAGCTCCTGCAACTGGTGATCGGCTCGACCGCCGTTTCGCTCGGCGTGCTACTGGGGACGTTCATGGGCGGCATGGGCGCGGGCAGCCTGCTGTTGCCGCGCCTCGTCTCGACCCGGCGGAACCCTTTGCGGGTCTACGCACTGCTCGAACTGGGCATCGGCGTCATCGGGCTGCTGGTGTTGTACGGCATGCCGTACGTTGAACGGGTGTATCTGCTTTACACCGGCCACGGGACGCCGGACGTCCTGCTGCGCGGGGTCGTGGCCGGGTTTTGCCTGTTGCCGCCGACGCTTCTGATGGGGGCGACGCTTCCGGCGATCGCGCGCCGGGTCGAGACCGGCCCGGAGGGGGTGTCGTGGCTGGGCTTCTTTTACGGTGGCAACATCGCCGGGGCCGTGTTCGGCTGCCTGCTGGCCGGCTTCTACCTGCTGCGCGTCCACGATATGGCGACGGCCACCTACGTCGCCTTCGCCATCAATCTAACCGTCGCCGCGATCGCCCTGGCCCTGGCGACCGTCCCGGCGGGGGGCGAGGCGACGGCCGAGCCGGAGACCAACGAGAGCGAGGGGCGAGCGGCCGGCGTCTGGGCCGTGTATCTGGCGATCGCCCTCTCCGGGATGTCGGCCCTGGGCGCCGAGGTGGTCTGGACCCGTCTGCTTTCGCTGATGCTCGGCGGGACCGTGTACACCTTCTCGTTGATTCTGGCCGTCTTCCTGATCGGCCTGGGGATCGGGAGCAGCCTTGGGGCGTTGCTGGCGCGGCGGGCCGCGTCGGCGAGGTTGGCCCTGGGCGCCTGCCAGTGGCTCCTCACCGCGGCCATCGCCTGGACCGCGGTCATGATCTCGCAGTCGCTGCCTTACTGGCCGATCCTCCCCGAACTGTCGCCGAGCCCCTGGTACACGTTTCAGCTCGACCTGGCGCGCTGCCTCTGGGCCGTCCTGCCGCCGGCCTGCCTGTGGGGGGCGAGCTTTCCGCTGGCGCTGGCGGCGGTCGCCTCGCGCGGCCAAGACCCCGGACGGCTGGTCGGAGGGGTCTATGCGGCCAACACGGTCGGCGCCCTCGCGGGAGCTTTGGTGTTCGGCCTGCTGGTGGTCCCCGCCATCGGGACGGCCGGCGCCGAGCGGGCGCTGATCGGCCTCACGGCGGCGGCCGCGCTGGCGGCGCTGACGCCCCTGGTCCGGCCGTCGCCCGGAACGGTGCGTCTGGGGGGCGCGTCGGCCCTGGCGGTCGCGATGGGGGTCGCCGGTTGGCTGGCCTGGAGCGTGACGCCGATGCCGTGGCAAGTCGTGGCGTTCGGCCGGCAGACGGTGAGCTTGCTCCCCCAGTCGGCACCTGGCATCGTCAAGGAAATCCCCAAGGGCGATGACTACGACGTGTTCTGCATCTACGTCGGCGAGGGGGCGAACGTCTCGGTGGCCGTCACCGAGTCGAAGGACGGCGTGCGGAGCTTCCACGGCGCGGGCAAGGTCCAGGCGTCGACCCGGCCCGCCGACATGCGGCTCCAGCGGATGCTCGGACACATCCCGTCGCTGGTACATCAAAAGCCCGAGTCGGTGCTGGTCGTGGCCTGTGGCGCGGGCGTCACCGCCGGCTCCTTCATCCCACATCCCGACGTCAAGCGGATCGTCATATGCGACATCGAGCCGCTGGTGCCGACCGTCGTGACGCCGATGTTCGGCGAGGAGAATTACCATGTGGTCGACGGGATCGCACAGCAGAACCCCCACACGGTCGACGGCAAGCAGGTCGAGGTGGTCTACGACGACGGCCGGCACTTCCTCCGCACCACCCGGGAGAAGTTCGACGTCATCACCTCCGATCCGATCGACCCGTGGGTCAAGGGCTGCGCCGCGCTGAATACGGTGGAATACTACCGGATGTGCCGCGATCACCTGAATCCGGGCGGGATCGTGTGCCTCTGGATTCCGCTCTACGAGAGCAACGAGGAGACGGCCAAGAGCGTGATCGCCACCTTCTTCGAGGTCTTCCCCAACGGAATCCTCTGGAGCAACGATCGCGAGGGCATCACCTACGACGCCGTCCTGTTCGGCCAGGTCGAGCCGACGGTGATCGACGTCGATGCGCTGCAACGCCGGCTGGACCGCCCGGACCATCAGCTCGTGAAGCAGTCGCTCCGCGAGGTGGGGTTCGGTGAGGCACGCGACGCGGGGCTGGAGGAGGGGGTCGACCTGCTCGCCACGTACGCCGGCCAGGCGCCCTTGATGAAGGAGTGGACGCGGGGCGCCCAGATCAACACCGACCGCAATCTGCGGCTCCAATACCTGGCCGGCATGTGGTTGAATTCCAGCCTGGACGCGCGGATTCTGGCCGGAATCCGCGCGTGTTACCGCTTCCCCGATCAGACGTTCGTCGGCTCGCCGGAGCGCATCGGCGTTTTGAAGCAGCTCCGGCATCGGCCGACTCGGTGGCAGTGA
- a CDS encoding aldo/keto reductase → MKTRKIGGSGLEVAPLAFGGNVFGWTVDEKQSFKLLDAFVAAGFNLVDTADMYSRWVPGNHGGESETIIGKWFKQTDKRDKVVLATKVGMEMGPDKKGLSKPYIFKAVEDSLKRLQTDRIDLYQSHKDDPDTPVEETLEAFGELIKQGKVRAIGASNYSAARLAESLKFSKAEGLPAYQCLQPQYNLMERAGYEHDLEPLCDRENIGVIPYYSLASGFLSGKYRTEDDLKKSARGQGVKKYLDARGFRVLDALEAVAAETASNPARVAIAWLIARPSVTAPIASATSIEQLDDLIEATRLELDDAAIKRLNEASAIA, encoded by the coding sequence ATGAAGACCCGCAAGATCGGGGGCTCCGGCCTGGAAGTCGCTCCGCTGGCATTCGGCGGCAACGTGTTCGGCTGGACGGTCGACGAGAAGCAGTCGTTCAAGCTGCTCGACGCCTTCGTCGCAGCGGGTTTCAACCTGGTTGACACCGCCGACATGTACTCGCGGTGGGTGCCCGGCAACCACGGCGGCGAGTCGGAGACGATCATCGGCAAGTGGTTCAAGCAGACCGACAAGCGCGACAAGGTCGTGCTGGCCACAAAGGTCGGCATGGAGATGGGGCCGGACAAGAAGGGGCTTTCGAAGCCGTACATCTTCAAGGCGGTCGAGGACTCGCTGAAGCGACTCCAGACCGATCGCATCGACCTCTACCAGTCGCACAAGGACGATCCCGACACGCCCGTCGAAGAGACCCTTGAGGCTTTCGGCGAACTGATCAAGCAGGGCAAGGTGCGGGCGATCGGCGCCTCGAATTACTCGGCCGCCCGCCTGGCCGAGTCGCTCAAGTTCAGCAAGGCCGAGGGGCTACCCGCTTATCAGTGCCTTCAGCCGCAGTACAACCTGATGGAGCGCGCCGGGTACGAGCACGATCTTGAGCCCCTCTGCGACCGGGAGAACATCGGCGTCATCCCGTATTACTCGCTGGCGAGCGGCTTCCTTTCCGGCAAGTACCGCACCGAGGACGACCTCAAGAAGAGCGCCCGGGGCCAGGGGGTCAAGAAATACCTCGACGCCCGCGGCTTCCGCGTCCTCGACGCCCTCGAAGCGGTCGCCGCCGAGACCGCCTCGAACCCCGCCCGCGTCGCCATCGCCTGGCTGATCGCCCGCCCCAGCGTCACCGCCCCCATCGCCAGCGCCACGAGCATCGAACAGCTCGACGACCTGATCGAAGCCACCCGTCTCGAACTCGACGACGCGGCGATCAAGCGGCTGAACGAAGCGAGCGCGATCGCCTGA